A genomic segment from Bacteroidia bacterium encodes:
- the oah gene encoding 6-oxocyclohex-1-ene-1-carbonyl-CoA hydratase, whose translation MELKNHDLTQVNYREISYEMKPVLDKNGSPVAGLHIAWIALNNPKQYNSYTTGAVKEIILAFGQASNDRSVVAVVFTAVGDKAFCTGGNTKEYAEYYAGNPQEYSQYMRLFNDMVSAILKCEKPVICRVNGMRIGGGQEIGMACDYTIASDMAKFGQAGPKHGSAPIGGATDFLPLFIGVERAMSSLTLCEPWSAHQAYHFGVVTEIVPVLKYQGKFIPNPLVVTDRMVDEFGKLVIGTPKKGADLAKGKEMMAASEVDLSLLDGAVNGLVTKLLYTFPNCMNKTISEVRKFKLEHWDKNKESSREWLALNMMTEAKAGFRAFNDGPKDNREVDFILLRQLLAKGKEWGTEMEQAIAPALHEQK comes from the coding sequence ATGGAACTGAAAAATCATGATCTCACACAGGTAAACTACCGGGAGATTAGCTATGAAATGAAACCTGTACTGGATAAGAATGGCTCACCGGTGGCAGGCCTTCACATCGCGTGGATCGCACTCAATAATCCCAAACAGTATAATTCTTATACCACCGGCGCAGTAAAAGAAATCATCCTGGCCTTCGGACAGGCATCCAATGACCGAAGTGTGGTGGCTGTAGTGTTTACTGCCGTGGGCGACAAAGCGTTCTGTACGGGCGGAAATACCAAGGAGTACGCTGAATATTACGCAGGTAATCCACAGGAGTATTCCCAGTATATGCGTTTGTTTAACGACATGGTTTCTGCGATCCTCAAATGTGAAAAGCCGGTGATCTGCCGTGTAAATGGTATGCGAATCGGAGGAGGTCAGGAGATCGGAATGGCATGCGACTATACCATTGCCAGCGACATGGCTAAGTTCGGCCAGGCGGGTCCTAAGCACGGGTCGGCACCGATCGGGGGAGCTACGGATTTTCTGCCTCTTTTCATCGGCGTGGAACGCGCCATGTCTTCGCTAACGCTATGTGAACCGTGGTCTGCCCATCAGGCGTATCACTTCGGCGTTGTCACCGAGATAGTTCCTGTACTTAAATACCAAGGAAAATTTATTCCTAATCCGCTGGTTGTTACGGATCGTATGGTGGACGAATTCGGAAAACTTGTGATAGGCACACCGAAGAAGGGAGCCGACCTTGCCAAAGGAAAGGAGATGATGGCGGCGTCGGAGGTGGATCTGAGCCTGCTGGACGGTGCAGTAAACGGTCTGGTTACTAAATTGCTCTATACCTTCCCGAATTGTATGAATAAAACCATCAGTGAAGTCAGAAAATTCAAACTGGAACACTGGGATAAAAATAAAGAAAGCAGCCGCGAATGGCTTGCCCTGAATATGATGACCGAAGCCAAGGCCGGTTTCCGGGCTTTCAACGACGGACCAAAGGATAACAGGGAAGTGGACTTTATACTTTTACGTCAGCTGCTGGCTAAAGGGAAGGAATGGGGCACAGAGATGGAACAAGCGATCGCACCTGCACTGCACGAACAGAAATAA
- the narI gene encoding respiratory nitrate reductase subunit gamma — MTNFLLFVAFPYACLAIFLVGSIYRYINRGFTVSSISSQFLEGRRLFWGSQPFHWGLFFLFFGHLIAFLFPRAVLAWNGTPVRLLILEITSFAFGLCALFGIVMLIIRRLSNRRLQIVTSPMDLVVYIILLTQIISGLLVAYYSRWGSSWFAAFLSPYLKSIFVLDPQIDGIASVTSLSLKVHVISAFALVGFIPFTRFIHFLVYPVDYLWRSYQQVVWNWNRKHIRTSRAHSEGHKTNNN; from the coding sequence ATGACGAACTTTCTCTTATTTGTTGCCTTCCCGTATGCCTGTCTGGCGATCTTTCTTGTAGGCTCCATTTACCGGTATATCAACAGAGGCTTCACTGTTTCCTCCATCTCCTCTCAGTTTCTGGAAGGGCGGAGACTCTTCTGGGGAAGCCAGCCTTTTCACTGGGGATTGTTTTTCCTCTTCTTCGGACACCTCATTGCGTTTCTGTTCCCGCGTGCCGTGCTGGCCTGGAATGGTACACCGGTTCGGCTGCTGATTCTTGAGATCACCTCCTTTGCCTTTGGTCTTTGCGCTTTGTTCGGTATCGTCATGCTGATCATTCGCCGCCTGAGCAACCGCAGGCTTCAGATAGTTACCTCTCCGATGGATCTGGTAGTGTACATTATTCTTCTTACCCAGATCATTTCCGGACTGCTGGTTGCCTACTACAGCCGCTGGGGATCTTCCTGGTTCGCTGCGTTCCTGAGCCCTTATCTGAAGAGTATCTTCGTACTGGATCCGCAAATTGACGGTATTGCCAGTGTAACTTCGCTCTCGCTCAAAGTGCACGTGATCAGCGCCTTCGCACTGGTAGGATTTATTCCCTTCACCCGTTTCATTCACTTCCTGGTGTATCCTGTGGATTATCTCTGGAGAAGCTACCAGCAGGTGGTTTGGAACTGGAACCGGAAGCATATCCGCACCTCCCGCGCACATTCAGAAGGGCATAAAACCAACAATAACTGA
- the had gene encoding 6-hydroxycyclohex-1-ene-1-carbonyl-CoA dehydrogenase has translation MSTEKMHQWQMAELGKEFRLASAELPVPGPGEVVVKVAGCGVCHTDLSFWHSGVQTKHALPLTLGHEISGKVVAGDPAWMHKSVIIPAVLPCGQCEFCKNGRSNICRKQLMPGNDFHGGFASHIKVPSAFLCEVPEAVLRKYPLEHLAVIADAISTPYQVVKKSELSAGDLALVIGVGGVGIYGAMLAKIAGAKVIALDINDDKLRIASENGTDAVLNTKGLDIKGVKDKVKELAASINAPKFGWKIFEFSGTKPGQELAFNLLTFASTFSVVGFTMDKVDVRLSNLMAFDAKLIGTWGCRAELYPEVLDLVAKDKLKIAPFIQTFPMSEINTVFKNTLEHKYTRRSVLVPDFKN, from the coding sequence ATGAGCACAGAGAAAATGCATCAATGGCAAATGGCAGAGCTGGGAAAAGAATTCCGGCTCGCATCTGCAGAATTACCCGTCCCGGGTCCGGGCGAAGTGGTTGTTAAAGTCGCAGGTTGCGGCGTATGTCATACCGATTTAAGCTTCTGGCACAGTGGCGTGCAAACCAAGCATGCGCTTCCTCTTACACTCGGACACGAGATAAGCGGCAAGGTGGTCGCCGGAGATCCTGCGTGGATGCATAAGTCGGTCATTATCCCTGCCGTTCTTCCCTGCGGGCAATGCGAATTCTGCAAAAACGGACGAAGTAACATCTGCCGGAAGCAATTGATGCCGGGTAACGATTTCCATGGCGGATTCGCGTCGCACATTAAGGTGCCATCGGCTTTCCTGTGTGAGGTACCGGAGGCAGTACTCAGGAAATATCCCCTGGAGCATCTGGCTGTAATTGCGGATGCCATATCTACTCCGTATCAGGTGGTAAAAAAGTCGGAACTCTCAGCCGGAGACCTGGCCCTTGTGATCGGCGTAGGAGGGGTGGGAATCTACGGCGCTATGCTGGCAAAAATTGCCGGGGCCAAGGTGATCGCCCTGGACATCAATGACGATAAATTACGCATCGCTTCTGAAAATGGTACCGATGCAGTGCTGAATACAAAGGGATTGGATATTAAAGGGGTAAAGGATAAAGTCAAGGAACTTGCCGCAAGCATCAACGCCCCGAAATTCGGATGGAAAATATTTGAATTCTCAGGAACGAAACCCGGGCAGGAGCTTGCCTTCAATCTGCTTACATTTGCATCCACATTCTCTGTGGTGGGATTCACAATGGACAAAGTAGATGTTCGGCTCAGCAACCTGATGGCTTTTGATGCGAAACTCATCGGAACCTGGGGCTGCCGTGCAGAACTCTACCCTGAAGTGCTGGACCTGGTGGCGAAGGATAAACTGAAAATAGCACCCTTCATTCAGACATTTCCTATGTCGGAAATTAATACCGTATTTAAGAATACACTTGAACATAAATATACCCGGCGCTCGGTGTTAGTCCCGGATTTTAAAAACTGA
- a CDS encoding thiolase family protein — MKGYFNRAKGVGISFDDIFLVHGARTGFGKYCGTLSQVSPTDLGIIAVNAALQKAGVKAAEVDQLIAANIGQSSADAYFLPRHISLFTGIPIEVPALMVQRICGSGFETLVTGGEQITLGKAGLIACVGTENMSLAPTVNFGGRMGYPLGRPVFKDMLWEALDDTAAGYPMGFTAENVGRRYKINRREADEFAALSFARALAARDRKFFEEEIVPVSSGTFERQDLKPRKYSLPAGAEGFSRDEHVRATTMENLAPLRPVFEKVGILTAGNCSGIVDGAASLIIASGNEIKSRNLNKLARLVAGASAGVDPREMGLGPVPAIRLLLEITGLHLDEIGLFEINEAFSAQVIGCERELGINREKLNVNGGAIAIGHPLAATGVRLSLTLAREMKIRKVKYGIATACIGGGQGTAILLENPAV; from the coding sequence GTAAATACTGCGGCACCTTAAGTCAGGTTTCGCCCACGGACCTGGGTATTATTGCTGTTAATGCGGCCCTGCAAAAGGCCGGCGTAAAAGCGGCGGAGGTGGACCAGCTCATTGCTGCCAACATCGGCCAAAGTTCTGCTGATGCCTATTTTCTGCCGCGGCATATCTCTCTATTTACCGGTATTCCTATAGAGGTTCCCGCCTTAATGGTTCAACGCATATGCGGCTCGGGATTTGAAACACTGGTAACGGGCGGCGAGCAGATCACACTTGGGAAGGCAGGACTTATTGCATGCGTGGGAACAGAGAACATGTCGCTGGCTCCAACGGTGAATTTCGGCGGAAGAATGGGTTATCCGTTAGGGCGGCCTGTTTTCAAAGATATGTTGTGGGAAGCGTTAGACGATACCGCCGCCGGTTATCCCATGGGATTTACCGCGGAAAATGTAGGGCGGCGTTATAAGATTAACAGAAGGGAAGCGGATGAATTCGCTGCACTTTCCTTCGCGCGTGCCCTCGCGGCGCGCGACAGAAAGTTTTTTGAGGAGGAAATTGTTCCTGTAAGCAGTGGCACCTTTGAACGCCAGGATCTGAAACCACGAAAATATTCACTGCCCGCAGGCGCTGAAGGGTTTTCCCGCGATGAACATGTACGAGCCACCACCATGGAAAATCTTGCACCCCTCCGGCCGGTATTTGAGAAGGTGGGAATTCTTACCGCGGGGAATTGTTCAGGTATCGTGGACGGAGCTGCGTCCCTGATTATCGCATCCGGCAATGAAATTAAAAGCAGGAATTTGAATAAACTGGCACGCCTCGTTGCAGGCGCCAGTGCGGGTGTTGATCCGCGTGAAATGGGATTAGGACCTGTTCCTGCCATCCGCCTGCTGCTGGAAATAACAGGATTGCATCTCGATGAGATCGGACTCTTTGAGATCAATGAGGCGTTTTCTGCACAGGTAATCGGTTGCGAGAGAGAGCTGGGCATCAACAGAGAGAAGCTCAACGTAAATGGTGGCGCCATCGCCATCGGACATCCGCTGGCAGCTACAGGTGTGCGTCTTTCGCTGACACTCGCCAGAGAAATGAAAATCAGAAAAGTAAAATATGGGATCGCCACTGCCTGCATCGGCGGAGGCCAGGGTACGGCGATCCTTCTAGAAAATCCCGCAGTATGA
- a CDS encoding COX15/CtaA family protein yields the protein MSLRSNPHFPVIVWLTSGCVLVLFMVLLGGATRLTQSGLSMVEWSPLGSLPPMNEADWQREFESYQTSPEYKILNKHFSVEDFKEIYWFEFIHRMTGRFIGIVFIIPFLWFLIRHRFPPGFLKKMLLLLLLGALQGVVGWLMVKSGLQKNPHVSHYRLAAHLLMALTLFGFIFWFMLDLIPGKEKSTRSSRWPMGLLLLLLLQIFYGALTAGLKAGYLYPTFPLMGDRLIPPLSVPGSGWEVILEGQVAVQFIHRLIAFTLLFLSMAFFYSVRHVDPRNPLRRGAQLFILGMGIQVLLGALTVWTTVHIVPAVAHQAMAFILTAILLWTLHRMQIQK from the coding sequence ATGTCCCTGCGCTCGAATCCTCATTTCCCTGTGATCGTATGGCTTACCTCCGGTTGTGTGCTGGTGCTTTTTATGGTTTTGCTGGGAGGTGCAACCCGACTCACGCAGTCGGGGCTCTCAATGGTGGAATGGTCGCCTCTTGGATCATTGCCTCCTATGAACGAGGCCGACTGGCAAAGGGAATTTGAAAGCTACCAGACTTCGCCGGAGTATAAAATTCTTAATAAGCATTTTTCGGTAGAGGATTTCAAGGAGATTTACTGGTTTGAATTTATACACCGCATGACCGGGCGTTTCATCGGTATTGTATTTATCATACCCTTTCTCTGGTTTTTAATCCGCCACCGGTTTCCGCCCGGATTCCTGAAGAAAATGCTCTTGCTGCTTTTGCTGGGAGCATTACAGGGTGTGGTGGGATGGCTGATGGTGAAAAGCGGACTTCAGAAAAATCCTCATGTAAGTCATTATCGCCTCGCGGCACACCTGCTGATGGCGCTGACGCTCTTCGGTTTTATTTTCTGGTTTATGCTGGATCTTATTCCCGGAAAAGAGAAAAGTACCCGTTCATCCCGCTGGCCAATGGGTTTGCTGCTGTTGTTGTTACTGCAGATCTTTTATGGAGCGCTTACGGCCGGGTTAAAAGCAGGATATCTCTACCCAACGTTCCCGCTGATGGGAGACCGTCTTATCCCGCCGCTCAGCGTGCCGGGATCCGGCTGGGAAGTGATACTGGAAGGCCAAGTTGCCGTTCAGTTCATTCACCGCCTGATTGCCTTTACATTATTATTTCTTTCAATGGCGTTCTTTTATTCGGTGCGCCATGTTGATCCGCGCAATCCACTGAGAAGGGGTGCACAACTTTTTATTTTGGGAATGGGAATACAGGTGTTATTGGGAGCACTTACCGTATGGACAACCGTGCACATTGTTCCGGCGGTGGCACACCAGGCCATGGCATTCATTCTGACAGCGATTCTATTGTGGACGCTGCACAGAATGCAAATTCAGAAATAG
- the narH gene encoding nitrate reductase subunit beta codes for MDVRSQVSMVFHLDKCIGCHTCSIACKNIWTDRKGAEYMWWNNVETKPGTGYPTKWENQDIYKGGWEKNGDSVSLKGAGKFKGLKNIFHNPHMPVLDDYYEPWAYKYQDLFTAPEGDDQPTGRAISLVTGEPIDLKAGPNWDDDMGGSIDYARQDSNLRSLSPAEQEAMFQLERMTFHYLPRICNHCLNPACVASCPSGALYKRGEDGVVLINQERCRAWRMCVTACPYKKSYYNWNTGKSEKCVLCYPRLESGQPPACFHSCVGRIRYLGVMLYDADKIEKAASAPEDELVNAQMGIYLDPFDPEVIKQARLNGIADSTITAAQNSPVYKFVKVWRLALPLHPEFRTLPNLFYVPALLPTMATVSDGVYNSTGKSLWNPVENNRLPMKYLASLFSAGNTTKIVEVFKRLMAVRLHRRGVTVGDLNSAEISSAMNEVNMDADMANAIFRLTSLATFEERFVIPAAHREEAIEMLENTADFKGATGFGFKERPARGL; via the coding sequence ATGGATGTACGGTCACAAGTTTCAATGGTTTTTCACCTCGATAAATGTATCGGGTGCCATACCTGCTCGATAGCTTGTAAGAATATCTGGACCGACCGGAAGGGCGCAGAATACATGTGGTGGAACAACGTTGAAACCAAGCCCGGAACCGGTTATCCCACCAAATGGGAAAACCAGGATATTTACAAAGGCGGTTGGGAGAAAAACGGAGATTCTGTATCGCTCAAAGGTGCCGGAAAATTTAAAGGGCTAAAGAATATCTTCCATAACCCGCACATGCCGGTGCTGGATGATTACTATGAGCCCTGGGCCTACAAGTACCAGGATCTGTTTACAGCACCCGAGGGCGATGACCAGCCCACAGGACGAGCCATTTCACTCGTTACCGGGGAACCGATCGATCTGAAGGCCGGTCCTAACTGGGATGATGATATGGGCGGTTCGATTGATTACGCCCGTCAGGACTCTAATCTCAGGAGCCTCAGTCCGGCCGAGCAGGAAGCCATGTTCCAGCTGGAAAGAATGACATTCCACTACCTGCCGCGTATCTGCAACCATTGCTTGAACCCCGCCTGCGTGGCATCCTGCCCGTCCGGTGCGCTTTATAAAAGAGGTGAGGACGGCGTAGTGCTGATCAATCAGGAGCGTTGCCGCGCCTGGAGGATGTGCGTTACCGCTTGTCCGTATAAGAAAAGTTATTACAACTGGAATACCGGCAAGTCAGAAAAGTGCGTTCTGTGCTACCCCCGTCTGGAGTCCGGGCAACCGCCCGCCTGTTTCCATTCCTGTGTGGGACGTATCCGTTACCTGGGAGTAATGCTCTACGATGCAGATAAGATCGAGAAGGCAGCATCTGCTCCGGAAGATGAACTGGTGAATGCGCAGATGGGTATTTACCTGGATCCGTTTGATCCGGAAGTGATCAAACAGGCTCGTCTGAACGGTATTGCCGATTCTACCATTACTGCTGCACAGAACTCTCCTGTTTACAAATTCGTAAAAGTGTGGAGACTCGCTCTGCCCTTGCACCCCGAGTTCCGGACATTGCCGAACCTGTTCTATGTTCCGGCGTTGCTTCCGACCATGGCTACCGTTTCTGACGGAGTATACAACTCCACCGGAAAATCGCTGTGGAACCCGGTAGAAAACAACCGTCTTCCGATGAAGTACCTCGCTTCGCTGTTCTCTGCGGGCAACACCACCAAAATTGTTGAGGTATTTAAACGACTGATGGCCGTTCGACTGCATCGTCGTGGTGTAACCGTAGGAGACCTGAACTCTGCAGAAATATCTTCTGCCATGAACGAGGTTAACATGGATGCGGATATGGCCAATGCCATTTTCCGCCTTACCTCTCTGGCCACATTTGAGGAGCGTTTTGTAATACCCGCTGCACACAGAGAAGAAGCCATTGAAATGCTGGAGAACACAGCTGACTTCAAGGGTGCCACAGGATTCGGATTCAAAGAACGCCCCGCCAGAGGTTTATAA
- a CDS encoding enoyl-CoA hydratase/isomerase family protein: MEKIKLNYSHSGTVARITLAAEKGNILDSIMMNDLKKAFIEFAGKPEIKLLVFEGEGKHFSFGASVEEHKKEHAAEMLRSFHNLFYSIRDLAVPVVALVSGQCLGGGMEVALAANFIFADQSARFGQPEVVLGVFPPPASVILPEKIGLARAEELLLTGKSVTAAEAHQMGLVNKVFESKEAMNIGLEEFIRDFIAPRSASSLRFAVKASRAKFNHVLGNFLAHLEDMYVNELMETNDACEGINAFLEKRAPVWKNR, from the coding sequence ATGGAAAAAATCAAACTGAATTATTCCCACTCAGGTACGGTGGCCAGGATCACTCTGGCAGCCGAGAAGGGAAATATTCTGGACAGCATCATGATGAATGACCTGAAAAAGGCCTTTATCGAATTTGCCGGTAAGCCGGAAATTAAGCTACTGGTCTTTGAAGGCGAAGGAAAACATTTTTCCTTTGGTGCAAGCGTAGAAGAACATAAAAAGGAACATGCGGCGGAAATGCTCCGTTCCTTCCATAATCTGTTCTATTCTATTCGCGATCTTGCTGTACCCGTAGTAGCGCTGGTAAGCGGACAATGTTTGGGGGGGGGAATGGAAGTGGCACTGGCAGCCAACTTTATTTTTGCAGACCAAAGCGCGCGGTTCGGTCAGCCGGAAGTGGTGCTGGGGGTTTTCCCACCTCCGGCTTCAGTTATTCTGCCGGAAAAAATCGGACTCGCGCGTGCCGAAGAATTATTACTCACCGGAAAGTCTGTAACAGCGGCAGAAGCCCATCAGATGGGACTGGTAAATAAAGTATTTGAGAGTAAGGAAGCAATGAATATCGGACTGGAGGAATTCATTCGTGATTTTATCGCTCCCAGAAGTGCCTCGTCTCTTCGCTTCGCAGTAAAAGCTTCCAGGGCCAAGTTCAATCATGTGCTGGGGAATTTCCTTGCTCACCTGGAGGATATGTATGTGAATGAACTCATGGAAACGAACGACGCATGCGAGGGCATCAATGCCTTCCTGGAAAAGCGCGCGCCGGTTTGGAAAAATCGCTGA